The sequence below is a genomic window from Plasmodium gaboni strain SY75 chromosome 7, whole genome shotgun sequence.
ATCATtccttttatataatgaaatgTAACTAGTATCCATTCACGTAATGgatattcatttataatatttaaattgAATGACTCTAATATTAAGAAGGCACCTATGAAATCCATTGTTgacatattatatatttcttttaattttaatatataatttaataaatcattaAATGTTTCTTTACCATCTTTTTTCTGaatattttgtaataaataatttacaaATCCTGATGCacatttattttcatcaaGTTCATTACATTTTTGATGTAATATTTCTAAGTTctctttcttttttaaaagacTATGTTTTTTTGAAAGCTTTAATTCCATTGCTGGTGTTTCTGATACCTTCTTCTTTTCAAAcatatttacattttttaattgcgtatttttattttgtatatttctagggttttcatttatatcagTACTATCATTTAATGAAACCACTTCAACAGAATTGCTTTTTTCAAATGCATTTTTTTCAATGGacttattattttgttcacTGGCAGTTGATTCGTTTATAATAGATTCGTTATCAGTTGCCCTGTTAATATTTGCTCTAgtattatatgatatagtattatttgatataatattatttgatataatattatttgatataatattatttgatataatattatttgatataatattatttgatgtaatattatttgatttattattatttgatttattattatttgatatattattatttgatttattattatttgatttattattatttgacttattattatttgatttattattatttgacctattattatttggcctattattatttgatttattattatttggcctattattatttgacctattattatttgatctattattatttgatctattattatttgatctattattttttttttcaatttctttattctttgtttcattttttaCCTTTTTATCATGCAATCTAACACTTCTTCTAACATTTTGAGTCTCTGgattattttcttcttcttcttcttctcCTTTAGAATATAACAAGGTACCATTCTTCTTTTCTTCTTTCAATGAATTAACTGAACCatttttatcttcattttcatttgttGAAATAAATACTACTTCATCATTCAATCTATTAACTgtgttattataataaattgaATTGTCATTTTGCTCATTTCCTGTTTCCTTTTCTAAGGTATGTGTACTCTTCTTTTGACTGTTAGATCGTGTTAATGGACGTCCTATTTTGTCGTCAGTActtgtattattattcaagTTTCTATTTTGAATGACATTTCTATTAATTTCTTGTGTATTAATCTGATCTAATTTATCTGAATTATGTCCATGAATTgtttgtatttttttatcattcatataattattattagaaatttcgtttcctttttttgtttcatATTGTGTTTTGGACGTATGATTATATGTAGatataatatctttatCTTGTTTATTTTGATGATAATCATTAATCATTTCTTGATtcatttcattttgttcattGTTCATgtgataaatattttctctagaatttcttttaatatctAAACATCCATATTTCGTTCTTGATATATTCTTAtcatttttgttttcttcATTCTGTATGATATTAGGTAATTTTGTTAAATTACATTTTAGGTTggtttttttattattatgatttaaATGGTTGTTATTTCCTTTGTCTGTAGAAATATCTGTATCATTATCATCGTCTATTAAAATATAGGTATCCATATCTTCTTGAATTGCATTTACGTGTTGTTTTTGAAGATGATAATTTGAATAATCATTGATATTGTGATTATTGTGATTATTGTGATTATTGTGACTATTGTGATTATTATGACTATTGATATGATTAtcattgttattattattgttgtttTTATTACTAGCATTGCTATTCCTTCTTCTATACTTCATATCATTAACAATTTCAGACTTATCATATATCCCATCATAACATTTCTCATTATCTACCTTTTTTATTAGGtcactttttttatttatatctttgCTTTCTTCATAATCTTTAGCTACTACATTACATCTGTTTATACATTGTTTACAATTATGACGTGTTTTGTTTGTCATATTAACcacataattattattattattattattattattattgttgtgTTGACATGTGCttacatttttatcaacattattcatttttataaatgaatttaCATTTGAATTTTGATCATCActtaaattatttgaaataCGTAAATTATTAATCATATGTGGATTGGAAcctttatataataacttTTGTATTTTTGACAAATTTTGTAATGCATGttcttcattttctatATTCTTAAAGACTTTGGaatttttatcaatatCTGAAGGAATATTCGTcatattgttattattaataagaTTGTTCAATAAGTTATTAATCAAATGGTTgtttgtattatttattaaatgattGTTTGTATTGTTTATTAAATGGTTgtttgtattatttattaaatggttgtttgtattatttattaaatggttgtttgtattatttattaaatgtttttttgtattattcATCAAATGGCTAGTTCCATTATTTATCAATTGGCTAACTgaattattcatattattatttgatacATTATTGTTCATAAAATTTGTGGGTGcattattcatattattatttgatacATTATTCAATATACTATTTACTacattattcatattaatatttgttatattattcatattaaCATTCGTTTTGTTAGCAATAAATGTATTCACTTTATTATTAGGGAAGTGTATATTGTTGTTGGTATTATTAATAGAATGgataatatttaaattattattatgttcattattttcattttcagATTCAATTGATTCGTTTATTTTGAACATGCAATTATCTTGATTtcctattttttttattttatgattATGTTTTTCtcttaatattttgttatgTTCTTGAATTAATTTTTGTAACGATGATAAGGATACATCCCTCATAgattttaaatttttatccataattttataattattactattattattgttgcTAATGTCATCTGTTAGTTTCATATCAAAAGGAATATTTCCTTTATTCCTTctattatcatttaaattcAGGTCTTCGTTAATATTATTGGGAtagtaatatttttttgcactattaaaatttatattattattattataataattattattattattgttgttgttgttggTGGTGGTTGTGGTGGTCAATTTATTCTTACTATTCAAATTAAAACtagttatattttttatattaccAACATTATTCTTTCTTTCATTATTACTTTTATCTTTGTCATTgttattattcatatgaaCATGGACGTTTACATTCTCCATATTTCTTGATTGATTATATTCTCTCATATTATTCTTAATATTTACCTCACATTGTTTCAAATGAGTATCATTAACTccaattttattttctttattattatatatatcatttatatttttacaattAAAACTTTTGTTTACCAACTCTTGTAAGATGTCATTccttattttatttttataagatAAAAAGTTACTTTCATCACATCCTTCTGTATGTTTTATGTTTTTCTGATTACTTATGTGTATTGAATCttttgaaatattaatatgttgACCTTCTTTTAAAGctacatttttattattttctatggatgtattattcataactttgttgttattattgttaCTGTGcttatttacattttttttttcttgttgATCATTATTTTTGGTGTTACTTGgttttatatcattatatttatttgcattattatcattttcattattagAAGGAATAGAATGatttgataatattaatttatcaaaattttgtaaatctccaatatttgttttatttgATTCAAATTCTTCTCTATATTCTTCATAATCATTAACATAATATACATTTCCTTTAGATGTGTCATCATAAAGGCTTcttcttttcttttcatcATAATATTCCATAATAAGTTTTTGTAGGAATGTATCTGTTTGTTCATGTcttatcttttttatatattcatcatCTATAGGAAtacataatttattatttaataaataaccgctatttgttttgtttttttccTCATTTCCtgatatataattattattagatgattcatcattattactattattattattattatcatcaatTTTTTCACCTTCTTTTTCACCTACtcttttgtttttattttcacACTCTgctttatttttactatCACActcttctttatttttatttttattatctcctttatttttattttcattatctcctttatttttattttcattatctcctttatttttattttcacttattttttctttttcacTTTCTCTTTTTGGtttcttcatattttcttcttcacTAGGCTCTGATAATTTAAGGgttgtttttttaatgttGATATTATTAACTGAACAACTTAATTTACTTTTCAATGAATCATCATTATTgtatatatctttttcaACACGGTTAATGGGCACACATGATATATTTGTTGGCATTTGTTTAAGTATCGTTCTAGGTCTTTGTTCATGTGGTGCATCCTGAGGtttcttaatattatcaattttttgatttaaaatatatgaattatctttttcattAGAAATATctctaataataatattttgtttgGCTTCCACATGAATACTATCTTGTTTGACATCCTTATCAATAATATCTGCTTTTATATCCTCCTTAATAATATCTGCTTTTATATCCTCCTTAATAATATCTTCCTTTACtagattattattaatttccTCTTTTTCATTCCCCCTAATTAAAACAGatttttcttcatttttaatggtgcatttatttttataaacattCGAAGGATGTAAGTTATCTTTCCTATTTTCATCTTCAgatttattttcttttacatgcataatattataattcttttcAATTGTTgacatattattatctgAATAACTGTcatgtttttttttcatattttgttttaCCATAATATTTTTGCCATCTTTTTGTTTACTATgcatattatcattaatcatataattataataattcttattatgtttatttcTTTGGTCATGTCGTGCATTCATTGGATTATGTAggttgttattatttttatattgtgtattttgttt
It includes:
- a CDS encoding hypothetical protein (conserved Plasmodium protein, unknown function), with the protein product MTKYDSNYLENLLKENNTISLISERRKQIIKDIINDYKKISNAYNLNIQGDNNIYNYYNKYVLPYFMNHNENDIYDEDNCKVLNTYEKMDKHLDEKLKEFKYKMIQEQIDNYFYDAHEKDYNNINSSNLNVERNLSHNNNKNKNNNIYNNNNNIYNNNIYNNNTYHKQNTQYKNNNNLHNPMNARHDQRNKHNKNYYNYMINDNMHSKQKDGKNIMVKQNMKKKHDSYSDNNMSTIEKNYNIMHVKENKSEDENRKDNLHPSNVYKNKCTIKNEEKSVLIRGNEKEEINNNLVKEDIIKEDIKADIIKEDIKADIIDKDVKQDSIHVEAKQNIIIRDISNEKDNSYILNQKIDNIKKPQDAPHEQRPRTILKQMPTNISCVPINRVEKDIYNNDDSLKSKLSCSVNNINIKKTTLKLSEPSEEENMKKPKRESEKEKISENKNKGDNENKNKGDNENKNKGDNKNKNKEECDSKNKAECENKNKRVGEKEGEKIDDNNNNNSNNDESSNNNYISGNEEKNKTNSGYLLNNKLCIPIDDEYIKKIRHEQTDTFLQKLIMEYYDEKKRRSLYDDTSKGNVYYVNDYEEYREEFESNKTNIGDLQNFDKLILSNHSIPSNNENDNNANKYNDIKPSNTKNNDQQEKKNVNKHSNNNNNKVMNNTSIENNKNVALKEGQHINISKDSIHISNQKNIKHTEGCDESNFLSYKNKIRNDILQELVNKSFNCKNINDIYNNKENKIGVNDTHLKQCEVNIKNNMREYNQSRNMENVNVHVHMNNNNDKDKSNNERKNNVGNIKNITSFNLNSKNKLTTTTTTNNNNNNNNNYYNNNNINFNSAKKYYYPNNINEDLNLNDNRRNKGNIPFDMKLTDDISNNNNSNNYKIMDKNLKSMRDVSLSSLQKLIQEHNKILREKHNHKIKKIGNQDNCMFKINESIESENENNEHNNNLNIIHSINNTNNNIHFPNNKVNTFIANKTNVNMNNITNINMNNVVNSILNNVSNNNMNNAPTNFMNNNVSNNNMNNSVSQLINNGTSHLMNNTKKHLINNTNNHLINNTNNHLINNTNNHLINNTNNHLINNTNNHLINNLLNNLINNNNMTNIPSDIDKNSKVFKNIENEEHALQNLSKIQKLLYKGSNPHMINNLRISNNLSDDQNSNVNSFIKMNNVDKNVSTCQHNNNNNNNNNNNYVVNMTNKTRHNCKQCINRCNVVAKDYEESKDINKKSDLIKKVDNEKCYDGIYDKSEIVNDMKYRRRNSNASNKNNNNNNNDNHINSHNNHNSHNNHNNHNNHNINDYSNYHLQKQHVNAIQEDMDTYILIDDDNDTDISTDKGNNNHLNHNNKKTNLKCNLTKLPNIIQNEENKNDKNISRTKYGCLDIKRNSRENIYHMNNEQNEMNQEMINDYHQNKQDKDIISTYNHTSKTQYETKKGNEISNNNYMNDKKIQTIHGHNSDKLDQINTQEINRNVIQNRNLNNNTSTDDKIGRPLTRSNSQKKSTHTLEKETGNEQNDNSIYYNNTVNRLNDEVVFISTNENEDKNGSVNSLKEEKKNGTLLYSKGEEEEEENNPETQNVRRSVRLHDKKVKNETKNKEIEKKNNRSNNNRSNNNRSNNNRSNNNRPNNNKSNNNRPNNNRSNNNKSNNNKSNNNKSNNNKSNNNISNNNKSNNNKSNNITSNNIISNNIISNNIISNNIISNNIISNNTISYNTRANINRATDNESIINESTASEQNNKSIEKNAFEKSNSVEVVSLNDSTDINENPRNIQNKNTQLKNVNMFEKKKVSETPAMELKLSKKHSLLKKKENLEILHQKCNELDENKCASGFVNYLLQNIQKKDGKETFNDLLNYILKLKEIYNMSTMDFIGAFLILESFNLNIINEYPLREWILVTFHYIKGMIASQNIKFIIKSLDLNHLIISNITAAFYMNIKPIKVDEQNIERVLNLLSEVVIRRSSRFKLLKSDTENQDQQDEKLGSCWQPVHTIKDS